In one window of Reinekea forsetii DNA:
- a CDS encoding zinc ribbon domain-containing protein, translating into MTYLCPDCQQPLEVLVACGCRDYVCNQCQQLVSKGRVVHLEAELIEPLKGGAQTR; encoded by the coding sequence ATGACTTATCTGTGTCCAGACTGCCAACAGCCGCTTGAGGTCTTGGTCGCTTGCGGTTGCCGCGATTACGTCTGCAACCAGTGCCAACAACTGGTCAGTAAAGGCCGTGTCGTTCATCTTGAAGCCGAGCTTATCGAACCCTTAAAAGGCGGGGCACAGACGCGTTGA
- the tkt gene encoding transketolase, whose protein sequence is MPSRSELANAIRALSMDAVQKAKSGHPGAPMGMADIAQVLWADYLQHNPANPKWFNRDRFVLSNGHGSMLHYSLLHLSGYDLTIDDLKNFRQLHSRTPGHPEYGYTPGVETTTGPLGQGIANAVGMAMAEKVLAAQFNRPGHEVVDHNTYVFLGDGCMMEGVSHEVSSLAGTLGLGKLIAFYDDNGISIDGEVEGWFTDDTVKRFEAYGWQVIPRVNGHDAEEIHQAIATAKANSDQPTLICCKTIIGFGSPNKEGKEDCHGAPLGDDEIALTRARLGWTAAPFEIPTPIKSAWDATAPGAQREAAWDERFEAYRAAFPELADEFARRMQGQLPASFGSDSAAFIAAVNTKGETIASRKASQNSIEALAPHLPELFGGSADLAASNLTLWSGAQGISSADPSGNYCYYGVREFGMSAIMNGISVHGGLKPYGATFFIFMEYARNAIRMAAIMKQPVIHVYTHDSIGLGEDGPTHQPVEQLAAMRATPNLHTWRPADAVESAVAWVAAIESTETPTALVFSRQNLAHSVRTAEQLSNIRKGAYVLRAPQAPADLVLISTGSEVTLALEAAEVLSAQGKNVQVVSMPCTTVFDAQDSAYQESVLPTGVKRFAIEAATKDFWYKYVGLEGGIIGMSSFGESAPAGELFKHFGISSAALVALVEAKL, encoded by the coding sequence ATGCCTTCACGCAGTGAACTTGCCAATGCGATTCGTGCCCTGAGCATGGATGCCGTTCAAAAAGCCAAATCCGGTCACCCAGGTGCACCCATGGGTATGGCCGATATCGCCCAGGTACTTTGGGCCGACTATTTACAACACAATCCGGCTAACCCGAAGTGGTTTAACCGAGATCGTTTTGTGTTGTCAAACGGCCACGGCTCGATGTTGCACTACTCATTGCTGCACCTGAGTGGTTACGATCTGACCATTGATGATCTGAAGAATTTTCGTCAACTGCATTCGCGCACGCCAGGTCATCCTGAATACGGCTATACACCCGGCGTTGAAACCACTACTGGGCCCTTGGGTCAGGGTATCGCCAATGCTGTTGGTATGGCGATGGCGGAAAAGGTTTTGGCCGCGCAGTTTAACCGCCCAGGACATGAGGTTGTCGATCACAACACCTACGTCTTTCTTGGCGACGGTTGCATGATGGAAGGCGTTTCCCACGAAGTCAGTTCGCTGGCCGGCACCTTGGGTCTGGGTAAGCTGATTGCCTTTTATGACGACAATGGCATTTCAATCGATGGCGAAGTGGAAGGTTGGTTTACCGATGACACGGTCAAACGCTTCGAAGCCTATGGCTGGCAGGTGATCCCGCGGGTCAATGGCCACGATGCAGAAGAAATTCATCAAGCGATTGCTACCGCCAAGGCCAATTCCGACCAGCCAACGCTGATTTGCTGCAAGACCATTATTGGTTTTGGCTCACCGAACAAAGAAGGTAAGGAAGATTGCCACGGCGCGCCGCTCGGCGATGATGAAATAGCCCTGACTCGAGCTCGGCTCGGTTGGACGGCAGCACCTTTTGAGATTCCAACACCGATTAAATCGGCTTGGGATGCAACGGCACCGGGTGCCCAGCGCGAAGCCGCGTGGGATGAACGCTTTGAGGCCTATCGAGCAGCTTTTCCTGAGTTAGCCGATGAGTTTGCGCGCCGTATGCAGGGTCAATTGCCGGCCAGTTTTGGCAGCGATTCCGCAGCCTTTATCGCTGCGGTCAACACCAAGGGTGAGACCATCGCCAGCCGTAAGGCATCGCAGAACTCTATTGAAGCCCTAGCGCCGCACTTGCCGGAGCTCTTTGGCGGTTCGGCTGACTTAGCCGCGTCCAACCTAACCCTGTGGAGTGGTGCGCAGGGCATTAGCAGTGCGGATCCCTCGGGTAACTACTGTTACTACGGTGTGCGTGAATTCGGTATGTCCGCCATCATGAACGGCATCAGCGTACACGGTGGCTTGAAGCCCTATGGTGCGACCTTCTTTATCTTTATGGAATATGCCCGTAACGCGATTCGTATGGCCGCTATCATGAAGCAGCCGGTGATTCATGTGTATACCCACGATTCCATCGGTCTGGGCGAAGATGGTCCGACTCACCAGCCGGTTGAACAGCTGGCGGCCATGCGCGCCACACCGAACCTGCACACCTGGCGTCCAGCCGATGCGGTTGAAAGTGCCGTGGCCTGGGTCGCGGCGATTGAAAGCACCGAAACCCCAACGGCGTTGGTGTTTTCACGCCAAAACCTGGCTCACTCGGTGCGCACGGCTGAGCAGCTAAGCAATATTCGTAAGGGGGCCTATGTATTGCGTGCGCCTCAGGCTCCGGCCGACCTGGTATTGATTAGTACCGGCTCAGAAGTCACCTTGGCGCTCGAAGCGGCCGAGGTGCTAAGTGCCCAAGGTAAAAACGTCCAGGTCGTCTCGATGCCTTGTACCACGGTATTTGATGCCCAAGATTCAGCCTACCAAGAGTCGGTCTTGCCGACCGGTGTGAAGCGCTTTGCTATCGAAGCGGCAACCAAGGATTTCTGGTATAAGTATGTGGGTCTGGAGGGCGGCATTATCGGAATGTCCAGCTTCGGTGAGTCGGCGCCCGCCGGTGAGCTGTTCAAGCATTTTGGCATCAGCTCGGCGGCCCTGGTCGCGCTAGTTGAGGCTAAACTCTAA
- a CDS encoding ABC transporter permease — MSQARIPGWIYVVVIPLINIFLAALAAAFVFWYIDVSPIEAVVAMARGAFGDSYGLGYTLYYTTSFIFTGLAVAVAFHCGLFNIGVEGQAYMGALGLGLVCLYLGGKIPFILLLPLSITAAGLFGGLWTLIPAWLQGYRGSHIVITTIMFNFIATAVMSYLLVEVLKPKGSMSVESAVFDPASWLPKMYEVFAYFGFSILRSPLNVSIFWALLCTVAVYFFIWRSRWGYEIRALGQNASAAEYAGISPGRTIIMAMMVSGILAGFFALNVVQGEAHQIKFGLVNGMGFTGIAVALMGRNHPFGIVLASLLFGFLYQGGSELQFEYGVDPRIIIILQGLVILFSGALEHMMKHPIERAYLALSQKFQQQTVAEG, encoded by the coding sequence ATGAGCCAGGCGAGAATTCCAGGCTGGATCTATGTTGTGGTGATCCCGTTGATTAATATTTTTCTGGCTGCCCTGGCCGCGGCCTTTGTCTTCTGGTACATCGACGTCAGTCCAATAGAGGCCGTTGTCGCCATGGCTAGGGGCGCATTTGGTGATTCTTATGGCCTAGGCTACACGCTCTACTATACCACCAGCTTTATCTTCACCGGTCTCGCCGTTGCCGTGGCATTCCATTGCGGCCTGTTTAATATTGGAGTCGAAGGACAAGCCTATATGGGCGCTTTGGGCCTAGGCCTGGTCTGCCTGTATCTCGGCGGCAAGATTCCCTTTATTCTGTTGCTACCTCTAAGTATCACCGCCGCGGGCCTGTTTGGTGGCCTATGGACGCTGATACCCGCCTGGTTGCAGGGCTACCGTGGATCGCACATCGTGATTACCACCATTATGTTTAACTTTATCGCCACGGCGGTGATGAGTTATCTGCTGGTCGAGGTGTTGAAGCCTAAGGGCAGTATGTCGGTTGAGAGTGCCGTGTTCGATCCAGCCAGTTGGTTGCCGAAGATGTATGAGGTGTTTGCTTATTTCGGCTTCTCCATTTTGCGCTCGCCCCTCAATGTGTCTATTTTTTGGGCCTTGCTGTGCACCGTTGCCGTCTACTTCTTTATCTGGCGCAGCCGCTGGGGGTATGAGATTAGAGCCCTCGGTCAGAACGCCAGCGCAGCGGAATACGCCGGTATTTCACCCGGGCGCACCATTATTATGGCGATGATGGTCTCTGGTATCTTGGCCGGCTTTTTTGCCCTCAATGTTGTTCAGGGCGAAGCCCATCAAATAAAATTCGGCCTGGTAAACGGCATGGGTTTCACTGGCATTGCGGTGGCCTTAATGGGCCGTAATCATCCCTTCGGTATCGTGTTGGCCAGTTTACTCTTTGGTTTTCTGTATCAGGGTGGCAGTGAATTGCAGTTTGAATACGGCGTTGACCCGCGGATCATCATTATCCTCCAGGGCTTGGTGATTCTGTTTTCCGGTGCACTGGAACATATGATGAAACACCCGATCGAGCGGGCATACCTTGCCCTAAGCCAAAAGTTCCAGCAACAAACCGTGGCGGAGGGCTGA
- a CDS encoding isopenicillin N synthase family dioxygenase, which translates to MHQSTIPVLDLSRFQHDKDAFVADLGAAYQAWGFAGITHHGIDTVVIRDALAASAEFFSLPDAAKKQYFYDNGGTRGYTPFGTEIAKNATFVDMKEFWHVGRDITGTPPFPQLTANVWPIEVPAFKPAMQALFIALDRMANELLQAFALFLGEAEDYFLNRVQWGNSILRPLHYPPITDPSLPNVRAGAHEDINLITLLVGSEQEGLEVLSNTGEWTGISMIEGTIICNVGDMLQRLCNHRLPSTTHRVVNPKGPAGKISRYSIPFFVHPNPDMSLDALPQCVSAENPKRDEAILAHDYLMQRLREIGLVK; encoded by the coding sequence ATGCACCAAAGCACTATTCCAGTACTCGACCTATCGAGATTTCAGCATGACAAGGACGCTTTCGTTGCCGATCTCGGCGCCGCGTATCAGGCCTGGGGTTTTGCCGGCATCACGCACCATGGCATTGATACGGTGGTGATTCGAGATGCGTTGGCGGCCAGCGCCGAGTTTTTCAGCCTGCCCGACGCCGCCAAGAAACAATACTTTTATGACAATGGCGGCACCCGCGGCTATACCCCTTTCGGAACCGAAATTGCGAAAAATGCCACTTTCGTGGATATGAAAGAATTCTGGCATGTCGGTCGCGATATCACCGGCACACCGCCTTTCCCCCAATTAACGGCCAATGTTTGGCCCATCGAAGTACCGGCGTTCAAACCGGCGATGCAGGCCCTGTTTATTGCCTTAGATCGAATGGCCAACGAGTTGTTGCAAGCCTTCGCCCTATTCTTGGGTGAAGCCGAAGACTACTTTTTAAACCGCGTTCAATGGGGTAATTCGATCCTTCGGCCCCTGCATTACCCGCCCATCACCGATCCGAGCCTACCCAATGTTCGTGCCGGTGCGCATGAAGATATAAACCTGATCACGCTCTTAGTTGGCTCTGAACAAGAGGGTCTGGAGGTGTTGAGCAACACCGGCGAATGGACGGGTATTTCGATGATTGAGGGCACCATCATCTGTAATGTCGGGGATATGCTGCAGCGTCTGTGCAACCATCGCTTGCCGTCAACTACCCACCGAGTGGTTAATCCTAAGGGGCCGGCCGGAAAGATCTCGCGTTATTCGATCCCGTTTTTTGTCCATCCCAATCCGGATATGTCACTCGACGCCCTGCCGCAATGCGTCTCCGCCGAAAACCCGAAACGCGACGAAGCGATTCTGGCGCACGACTATCTGATGCAACGCTTACGTGAAATTGGTTTGGTGAAGTAG
- a CDS encoding BMP family lipoprotein encodes MKALLTLAASAVIGLSASAIAADFAPAVIYDTAGKFDKSFNEDVFRNGAEQFVKDKGIQVREFEPQNEEQREQGLRRLASRGQSPIVAVGFSFGSSVEKVAAEFPDSQFVIIDSVVDLPNVQSIVFAEHEGSFLVGALAAMKSESGTAGFIGGVNIPLIQKFSCGFEQGFKHINKNGTVYSEMISTDFSGFNDPAGGSELAKSQISKGADVLFAAAGGSGSGVYQAAKDAGKYAIGVDSNQNYLMPGTMLTSMVKKVGLASYESWEAAQAGTWTGGVKVLDLAAGGVDYAMDEFNASLVTADMKTKVDAIKADIISGKIKVHDYMTTDSCSY; translated from the coding sequence ATGAAAGCATTATTAACGCTTGCTGCTTCGGCGGTTATCGGTTTATCTGCATCTGCGATTGCCGCAGATTTTGCGCCGGCTGTAATTTATGACACCGCGGGTAAATTTGATAAGTCCTTTAACGAAGATGTATTCCGCAATGGCGCAGAACAATTCGTTAAGGACAAGGGTATTCAGGTTCGTGAGTTTGAACCTCAGAACGAAGAGCAGCGTGAGCAAGGTTTGCGTCGCTTAGCCAGCCGTGGCCAAAGCCCGATTGTTGCGGTAGGTTTCAGTTTTGGCAGTTCAGTGGAAAAAGTTGCGGCCGAATTCCCGGACAGCCAATTTGTGATCATCGATTCGGTGGTTGACCTGCCCAACGTCCAGTCCATTGTTTTTGCTGAGCACGAAGGTTCTTTCCTCGTCGGTGCCTTAGCGGCGATGAAGTCAGAGTCGGGCACCGCAGGCTTTATCGGTGGCGTAAATATTCCATTGATTCAGAAGTTCTCGTGCGGTTTTGAGCAGGGCTTTAAACATATCAACAAGAATGGCACCGTCTATTCAGAAATGATCTCAACCGACTTCTCTGGCTTTAACGATCCAGCCGGTGGTTCAGAGCTGGCGAAAAGCCAGATCTCTAAAGGCGCTGATGTACTCTTTGCAGCAGCCGGCGGCAGCGGTAGCGGCGTTTACCAAGCGGCGAAAGACGCGGGTAAGTACGCTATCGGCGTCGACTCCAACCAAAACTATCTGATGCCGGGTACCATGTTAACTTCTATGGTTAAGAAGGTCGGACTGGCCAGCTATGAAAGCTGGGAAGCAGCTCAGGCTGGTACTTGGACGGGTGGCGTCAAGGTTCTCGATTTGGCCGCTGGCGGTGTCGATTACGCCATGGACGAGTTCAATGCGTCATTGGTAACCGCCGATATGAAGACCAAGGTAGACGCCATTAAGGCCGATATCATCTCCGGTAAGATCAAGGTTCATGATTACATGACCACTGACAGCTGCAGTTACTAA
- a CDS encoding ABC transporter ATP-binding protein: MTAQTAGTAQLAIELRGIDKRFGAVHANKYIDLQVEKGTIHGIVGENGAGKSTLMSIIYGFYEADEGQIYIDGQQTRISDSKAAISAGIGMVHQHFMLIQNFTALENVILGAEGGMLLNVSMAKARAELERLAREYGLDVPLDIPVERLSVGLQQRIEILKALYRGARILILDEPTGVLTPQETEHLFKVLAALKEQGTTVMLITHKLQEIMAATDNVSVMRRGEMVAHVVTSETSREQLAELMVGRKVLLQVDKGEANPGKVLLQVDKLSWRDPSGVLRLDQVNLTVRAGEIVGIAGVSGNGQSELLDVLSGIRPLQQGSITLNGHQITNLEPVNPAQVRQYKVGHIPEDRHKMGLINSFAADEAFVLGYHRKAEYNHRLMTKREAITADCAEKMAKWDVRPQDPALKTANFSGGNQQKLVIAREMEQNPDILLVGQPTRGVDIGAIEAIHQQIIGMRDADKAVLLVSVELEEIMSLADRILVMFDGKIVGEIPAQMATETMLGLMMANILPDEVRQLQSGAQS, translated from the coding sequence ATGACCGCTCAGACAGCTGGTACTGCGCAACTCGCCATCGAATTACGCGGAATAGACAAGCGTTTCGGTGCTGTGCACGCGAATAAGTATATCGATCTTCAGGTTGAGAAAGGCACCATCCACGGCATAGTGGGTGAAAACGGCGCCGGGAAATCGACCCTGATGAGCATCATCTACGGTTTTTATGAGGCCGATGAAGGCCAAATATACATCGATGGCCAGCAAACTCGCATTTCTGACTCTAAAGCGGCCATCAGCGCCGGCATCGGCATGGTGCATCAACATTTCATGTTGATTCAGAACTTCACGGCACTGGAAAACGTCATACTTGGCGCCGAAGGCGGCATGTTGTTGAATGTCAGCATGGCCAAGGCGCGCGCCGAGCTAGAACGCTTGGCGCGCGAATATGGCCTAGATGTGCCCTTGGATATACCGGTCGAACGGCTGTCTGTTGGTTTGCAGCAGCGCATTGAAATACTCAAGGCGCTCTATCGCGGCGCGCGTATTTTGATCCTCGACGAGCCCACCGGTGTGTTAACGCCGCAGGAAACAGAACACCTGTTTAAGGTTTTGGCCGCGCTAAAAGAACAGGGTACAACGGTCATGTTGATTACCCACAAATTGCAGGAAATTATGGCCGCGACCGACAATGTTAGCGTGATGCGCCGTGGTGAAATGGTTGCCCATGTGGTGACGAGCGAAACCAGTCGTGAGCAGTTGGCTGAACTGATGGTCGGGCGCAAGGTGTTACTCCAGGTTGATAAGGGAGAGGCCAACCCAGGCAAGGTGCTATTGCAGGTGGATAAGCTGTCGTGGCGTGACCCGAGTGGCGTATTGCGCCTGGATCAGGTGAATTTAACCGTACGCGCGGGTGAGATTGTCGGCATCGCCGGGGTGAGCGGTAACGGTCAGTCCGAGCTGCTCGATGTCCTATCCGGTATTCGACCCTTGCAACAGGGCAGCATCACCCTAAATGGGCATCAAATCACCAACCTGGAGCCGGTTAACCCGGCCCAGGTTCGGCAGTACAAGGTCGGTCATATACCGGAAGACCGCCATAAGATGGGTCTGATCAACAGTTTTGCCGCCGATGAGGCCTTTGTACTCGGGTATCACCGCAAGGCCGAGTACAACCACCGACTCATGACCAAGCGCGAGGCCATTACCGCCGATTGTGCCGAGAAAATGGCCAAGTGGGATGTTCGCCCGCAGGATCCAGCCCTAAAAACGGCCAACTTCTCCGGGGGTAATCAACAGAAGCTGGTCATTGCTCGAGAAATGGAGCAAAACCCGGACATTCTATTAGTGGGTCAACCCACGCGTGGGGTCGATATCGGTGCCATCGAAGCGATTCACCAGCAAATTATCGGTATGCGCGACGCGGATAAGGCCGTGCTGTTAGTGTCGGTCGAATTGGAAGAGATCATGAGTTTAGCCGACCGTATTCTGGTGATGTTCGATGGCAAGATTGTCGGCGAAATTCCGGCTCAAATGGCCACCGAAACCATGCTGGGGCTAATGATGGCCAATATCCTGCCCGATGAAGTCAGGCAGTTGCAGAGCGGAGCGCAGTCATGA
- a CDS encoding LysR substrate-binding domain-containing protein — protein sequence MNVSLRQLQLFAAIARLDSLTAAADEQAISQSAASQSLKELERQLGYDLFRKIGRTLTLTEAGQQALPKILQVLIHLDSLAFPQADFIGGKLRVSASETIASYLMPKLLAGFIANYPLVEPELSIHNSDGVIERVTSGLASIGFIEGPTSATGVSINRWREDQLKVFCRPDAQWLKLAKVPEGEWSTLPWIVRERGSGTRAVFDQAFAQRQETPRIRLALNRQEAIKQSVRAGLGIGCLSELALVDELTTGTLVELPTVLQLKRTFAIVHLDKVALTPLVHRFTDFAQHWRP from the coding sequence ATGAATGTTAGCTTGAGACAGTTACAGCTTTTCGCTGCCATCGCCCGCTTGGATTCCCTGACCGCCGCCGCTGATGAGCAAGCCATCAGTCAGTCAGCAGCCAGCCAGTCGTTGAAAGAGCTCGAACGCCAACTGGGCTATGACCTGTTCCGCAAAATCGGCCGCACGTTGACCCTGACCGAGGCTGGGCAACAGGCCTTGCCGAAAATCCTTCAGGTGTTGATTCACCTGGACAGCTTGGCCTTTCCACAGGCGGATTTTATTGGCGGCAAGCTGCGCGTCAGTGCCAGCGAAACCATAGCCTCCTATCTGATGCCCAAGCTATTGGCCGGCTTTATTGCCAACTACCCGCTAGTCGAGCCCGAGCTCTCGATCCATAACAGTGACGGTGTGATTGAGCGGGTTACCAGCGGCCTAGCGAGTATCGGTTTTATCGAAGGCCCGACATCGGCAACTGGCGTGTCGATAAATCGCTGGCGGGAAGATCAACTCAAGGTGTTCTGCCGGCCCGATGCACAGTGGCTGAAGTTGGCCAAGGTGCCGGAAGGTGAATGGTCGACTCTGCCGTGGATCGTGCGTGAAAGGGGATCGGGCACCCGCGCAGTCTTCGATCAAGCCTTTGCCCAGCGCCAGGAAACGCCGCGCATTCGCCTCGCGTTGAACCGTCAGGAGGCGATCAAGCAGTCGGTTCGGGCCGGTCTGGGTATCGGCTGCCTGTCCGAGTTGGCCCTGGTCGATGAGCTGACAACAGGCACGCTGGTCGAGCTGCCCACCGTACTGCAATTAAAACGCACCTTTGCCATCGTGCATCTGGACAAGGTGGCCCTGACACCGCTGGTCCATCGGTTTACCGATTTTGCCCAGCATTGGCGTCCCTAA
- a CDS encoding TauD/TfdA family dioxygenase, translating to MTLIIGKIAQQKQVNGRDFPLVILPPNAAVASEKSAFQEWMADHRAELHAKLIDHGALLFRGFPVTDAEGFEAMLDQTAYQNMPYVGGAAPRTQVTQSRIVTANESPATETIPFHHEMAQTPHPPGYIFFYCDIAPETGGATSILHSAEICSAFFDVDTDYAEKIEREGVRYIRVMPAVTDTQSPIGRSWQETFKVETRAQCEQVLLEHKMTWAWLDNDELRTESQTLPAIRFDNESQQKTFFNSILAVYTGWDDARNVANKAVVSCDGEVMDAQVMAKTVQRMAQLCVNFSWHSQDVLFLNNHTVLHARQPFTGQRRILASIAYK from the coding sequence ATGACCCTAATCATTGGCAAGATAGCGCAGCAGAAACAGGTCAATGGCCGTGATTTTCCTCTGGTCATTCTTCCGCCGAATGCCGCCGTGGCCAGTGAAAAGTCTGCTTTTCAAGAGTGGATGGCCGATCATCGCGCAGAGCTGCACGCCAAGTTGATCGATCACGGCGCCCTGCTGTTCCGTGGCTTTCCCGTCACCGATGCCGAAGGCTTCGAAGCGATGCTGGATCAGACGGCTTATCAAAACATGCCCTATGTCGGCGGCGCCGCACCGCGAACCCAGGTAACCCAGTCGCGTATCGTGACTGCGAATGAATCGCCGGCGACGGAAACGATCCCGTTTCACCACGAGATGGCCCAGACGCCTCATCCACCCGGCTATATCTTTTTCTATTGCGATATAGCGCCCGAAACCGGGGGTGCGACATCCATCCTGCATTCGGCAGAAATCTGTTCTGCCTTTTTTGACGTGGATACCGACTATGCCGAGAAAATTGAGCGTGAGGGTGTGCGCTATATCCGGGTAATGCCTGCGGTCACTGATACCCAATCGCCAATTGGGCGATCCTGGCAGGAAACCTTTAAGGTCGAGACACGGGCCCAGTGCGAGCAGGTACTGCTGGAACACAAGATGACTTGGGCCTGGCTCGATAACGACGAGCTGCGCACCGAATCGCAAACGCTGCCGGCGATCCGTTTTGATAACGAAAGCCAGCAGAAAACCTTTTTCAATTCCATTCTGGCCGTCTACACCGGCTGGGACGACGCGCGTAATGTCGCCAATAAGGCGGTGGTGAGTTGTGACGGCGAAGTCATGGACGCCCAAGTCATGGCTAAAACGGTCCAGCGGATGGCGCAGCTGTGCGTTAACTTCAGTTGGCACAGTCAGGATGTGTTGTTCCTCAACAACCACACGGTGTTGCATGCACGTCAACCCTTTACCGGGCAACGACGGATTCTCGCCTCGATTGCCTACAAGTAA
- a CDS encoding ABC transporter permease, which yields MDTFNSLILILDATLRVATPLIFAALAGMFSERAGIVNIALEGKILASAFGGAAAAYVTNSPWLGLVAGVAVGIVFGLMHAFATVTHNGDQVVSGMALNILAAGLTAALGNYWFRQGGNTPNLVDQVNGIDARFNPITLPFADQLADVPIIGGLYSELLSGHFILVYLALVAVPACWWLMFRTRFGLRLRAVGENPSAVDTAGISVVKMRYLALIICGAMAGLAGVYLSVAVTAQFIPNMSAGKGYMALAALIFGKWHPRGALLACLMFGILQAIADRSQGATLGGFAIPVQLIEALPYILTVVLLGGFIGKAVAPKAIGKAYTKERE from the coding sequence ATGGATACCTTTAACAGCCTAATCTTGATCCTCGATGCCACCCTGCGAGTCGCCACACCATTGATTTTCGCCGCCCTGGCCGGGATGTTCTCGGAGCGTGCCGGTATTGTTAACATCGCCTTGGAAGGCAAAATCTTGGCCAGTGCCTTTGGCGGCGCAGCCGCGGCCTATGTGACTAACTCGCCTTGGCTGGGCCTGGTGGCGGGCGTTGCGGTGGGTATCGTGTTTGGTCTGATGCATGCTTTCGCCACCGTGACCCATAACGGTGACCAGGTCGTGTCGGGCATGGCGTTAAATATTCTGGCTGCCGGTTTGACCGCTGCCTTAGGCAACTACTGGTTTCGTCAGGGCGGTAACACGCCGAACCTGGTCGATCAGGTCAATGGCATTGATGCGCGTTTCAACCCAATAACCCTGCCCTTTGCCGATCAGCTCGCCGATGTGCCGATTATCGGTGGCCTCTATTCTGAGCTGTTAAGCGGTCACTTTATTCTAGTCTATCTTGCGCTGGTGGCCGTGCCGGCCTGTTGGTGGCTGATGTTTCGCACGCGTTTCGGTTTGCGCCTACGGGCAGTGGGCGAGAACCCATCGGCGGTCGATACGGCGGGCATATCGGTCGTCAAGATGCGCTATCTTGCTCTCATTATCTGCGGCGCCATGGCAGGTCTGGCGGGCGTGTATCTGTCGGTGGCGGTCACAGCGCAATTTATTCCCAATATGAGTGCCGGTAAGGGCTATATGGCCTTAGCTGCCTTGATTTTTGGCAAGTGGCATCCGCGTGGCGCGCTGCTGGCCTGTCTGATGTTCGGTATTTTGCAGGCGATTGCCGATCGGTCCCAGGGCGCGACCCTGGGTGGCTTTGCGATACCGGTACAGCTCATTGAAGCCCTGCCCTATATTCTCACCGTGGTACTACTCGGTGGCTTTATCGGTAAGGCGGTGGCGCCTAAGGCGATTGGCAAGGCCTACACCAAAGAACGTGAATAG